Below is a window of Raphanus sativus cultivar WK10039 unplaced genomic scaffold, ASM80110v3 Scaffold0304, whole genome shotgun sequence DNA.
aaactcaacatgaggtaaacaatcctCCCAAGACTTAAGGTTCTTTTTAACAACAGTTCTCAAGATAGTAGACAAAgatctattaactacttcagtttgcccatcagtttgaggatggcaagtagtagaaaacaagaGCTTAGTGCCTAATTTcgaccacaaagttttccagaagtggctcaagaacttagaatccctatcagacacaatggttctaggcatgccatgtaaacgaactacttctctaaagaacagttcagcaactttcacagcattgtcagtttgatgaccaggtatgaaatgagccattttggaaAACCTATCTACTACAACAAAGATGGAATCTCGACCCTTTCTAGTCCTAGGCAGTCCAAGaacaaaatccatagatatgtcaacccaaggtgcactaggaataggaagaggagtatacaaaccttgtGGGCGTGCCTTAGCTTTGGCTTGAATGCAAACAACACACTTCTTGCAGATCTTttctacatctttcttcatgcttggccagtagaagtgttctttCAAGGTGCTATAAGTTTTCgcaactccaaaatgtcccatgagtccacctccgtgagcttccctgacatacaTTTCCCTCAAAGAACTATTAGGAAGACACAAACGatttttaaagaacaagaaaccattAGTTTGATAGTAATCTCCACTCGGATGTGTCTCACAATCTCTGAAAATGTTTCCAAAATCAGTGTCATCAGCGTAATAAGACTTAATCTGCTCAAATCCTAACAGCTTAGCTTCCatggatgaaaacaaagtgtatcttctagacaaagcatcagcaacaatgttttccttaccttgcttgtagtgaataacataaggaaaggtttcaagaaatTCTACCCATCTTGCGTGCCTTTTGTTGAGCTTGTGCTGGCCTTTCAAGTGCTTGAgagattcatgatcagtgtgaatcacaaattcttttggccaaaggtagtgttgccaagtttctAGAGCCCGGATGAGtgcatagagttccttatcataggtaggatagtttagcatggctcctcctaatttctcactgaagtaagcaattggtctcttctcttgcatcaaaacagctccaatacctacaccagaagcatcacactcaatctcaaaagtcttagaaaaatcaggaagagctaacaaaggtgcattagtcaacttccctttcaaagtttggaacgcctcttcttgttctttcctccactggaaacccacattcttcttgataaCCTCAGTGAGAGGAGCAGCAATGGTGCTAAAATCTCTAACAAAGCGCCTGTAGAATCCAGCCAACCCATGGAAGCTTCTTACTTCACTTACACTGGTGGGAATAGGCCATTCTTTTATtgctttcaccttctcctcgTCAACTTTGATTCCCTgtgctgaaacaacaaagcctaaaaacacaaggtgatccGTTCCAAAAGTACACTTTTTAAAGTTAGCAAACAGAGATTCCTTTCTAAGCACTTCTAAGACAGATTTCACATGATCAACATGTTCAGTCAAGCTCTTGCTATAGATcagaatatcatcaaagtaaactactacaaagcgacctatgaaagctctcaaaacatgattcatcaatctcataaaagtgctaggtgcattggttaagccaaaaggcataacaagccattcatacaagccatgttttgttttgaaagcagtcttccattcatcaccttctttcatcctaatctggtgatatccacttttcaaatctatcttagaaaagatgcaagacccatgcagttcatcaagcatatcatcaagtctagggataggatgtctatactttacagtgatgttgttgatggctctgcaatccacacacatgcgccagcttccatctttctttggtaccAAAAGCACAGgcacagcacatggactcatgcTTTCTCGGATATAGCCTTTCTCCATTAACCCATCAacttgtctttgcagctcttttGTCTCATCAGGGTTAGTCCGGTATGCTGGTTTGTTTGGAAGGGAAGCACCTGGAACTAGATCAAtttgatgctcaatcccacggATAGGAGGCAACCCTGCTGGATTCTCTTCTGGAAACATATCTCCATAGTCCTGTATGACAAACTCAAAACCACTCGGTAGCTCCGGTGCAATGTCAGAAGAAGTTAGTAAAGCTCccttgaaaacaaacaaaagcatAGACTGATCCAAGTGAACTGCTTTTCTCATATCACTAGACTTGGCAGTTAAAagaataccttttgtttgtGATGCTGGTACCTTGTCCTTGTCTTCTTTCCTCCTAAGCTTGAGCTGTACTTGATCATGGTGTACTTCTTGGGGTGAGAGAGGAGCAAGAACAATCTTTTTGTCTCGGTGAGTGAATGAGTGGCGATTAGTAAAGCCATCATGAATCGCCCTCTTGTCATATTGCCATGGTCTTCCTAGCAGGATGTGACTTGAATCCATAGGTAAGACATCACATACAATCTCATCCTGGTATCTCCCAATAGTAATAGGAATCATCACTTGCTCGGTTACTTTCAGCTCCCCTTGCTCATTCAACCACTGAAGTAGATAAGGTCTAGGATGCTTTCCAGTTTTCAACCCAAGCTTCTCTACAAGCGCTTCACTTGCAACGTTGGTACAACTCCCACCATCAATCACCAAACTACAGACCTTGTCATAAActgtgcagcgagtgtggaagagattTTCTCTTTGATCAGTCTCCTCTGGT
It encodes the following:
- the LOC130501835 gene encoding uncharacterized protein LOC130501835, whose protein sequence is MKKRFVPSYYGKDVHQKLRRLTQGTRGVEEYYQEMETLMLKGGVDESADATMARFQAGLSRDIQDRIEMYEYEDIFELLHKSILIEQQLKRKNPTKGSYGNNYKPSTTKEEKPFVKTKEELKGYQQDDKGKPTTTRSRDVKCFKCHGIGHYANEFYDKVCSLVIDGGSCTNVASEALVEKLGLKTGKHPRPYLLQWLNEQGELKVTEQVMIPITIGRYQDEIVCDVLPMDSSHILLGRPWQYDKRAIHDGFTNRHSFTHRDKKIVLAPLSPQEVHHDQVQLKLRRKEDKDKVPASQTKGILLTAKSSDMRKAVHLDQSMLLFVFKGALLTSSDIAPELPSGFEFVIQDYGDMFPEENPAGLPPIRGIEHQIDLVPGASLPNKPAYRTNPDETKELQRQVDGLMEKGYIRESMSPCAVPVLLGIKVDEEKVKAIKEWPIPTSVSEVRSFHGLAGFYRRFVRDFSTIAAPLTEVIKKNRL